One Paucidesulfovibrio gracilis DSM 16080 genomic window carries:
- a CDS encoding Trm112 family protein codes for MSLNQELLELLVCPECKGPLTPCPKQDGLRCPECMGVYPVREDIPVMLVEERIPDEQWEGSRES; via the coding sequence ATGAGTTTGAATCAGGAATTGTTGGAGTTGCTGGTCTGTCCGGAATGCAAGGGACCGTTGACCCCCTGCCCGAAGCAGGACGGTCTGCGCTGCCCTGAATGTATGGGCGTGTATCCCGTGCGGGAGGATATCCCGGTCATGCTCGTGGAGGAGCGTATTCCGGATGAGCAGTGGGAAGGCAGCCGGGAGAG